The following proteins come from a genomic window of Balearica regulorum gibbericeps isolate bBalReg1 chromosome 9, bBalReg1.pri, whole genome shotgun sequence:
- the LOC104640860 gene encoding cytochrome P450 2J6, which yields MQFLKLQWKSRGFPPGPTPFPIIGSVWWINFRADHGSLKKLAKIYGNICTLWLGHKPIVVLYGFQAVKDGLTTNSEDVSGRLQTYVFNKMANGKGILVSNGLIWKHQRHFAIGALRKLGMGNKGMERGIQNEAHYLVEFFRDKDGRAVDPSFPIVHAVSNVICAVVFGHRFSREDETFRQLIEAYNCIVAFGNSCIYYMYEIFPRAVEYLLGPAQKASLSCDFVRSFIRQEIKSHRERGKIDEPEDFIDFYLDQIQKTKNIPNSTFDEDNMVQSVFDLFLGGSETTATTLRWALLYMVAYPDVQEKVQKELDAVLSPSHLICYEDRKKLPYTNAVIHEIMRFGSIILITIPREAVKDTTVLGYQLPKGTMIMANIDSALFDPEYWETPHQFNPGHFLDKDGNFVTREAFLAFSAGHRICLGEVLARMELFIIFCSLLQTFKFTPPEGVKEVNTDIVFGSTMKPHPYKLCAVLR from the exons CTGGCAAAAATCTATGGCAACATTTGTACCCTGTGGCTGGGTCACAAACCTATTGTGGTGCTGTACGGATTCCAAGCTGTGAAGGATGGTCTCACCACCAACTCGGAGGATGTTTCTGGGCGACTACAGACCTATGTCTTCAACAAAATGGCAAATGGAAAGG GTATCCTGGTCTCAAATGGTCTCATCTGGAAACATCAGAGACATTTTGCAATTGGAGCTCTCCGAAAACTGGGAATGGGGAACAAAGGAATGGAGCGCGGGATACAAAACGAGGCCCATTATCTGGTCGAGTTCTTCAGGGACAAAGATG GAAGAGCTGTTGACCCGTCCTTCCCCATTGTTCATGCTGTCTCTAATGTGATCTGTGCTGTGGTTTTTGGACATCGTTTCTCCCGGGAGGATGAAACCTTCCGCCAGCTGATTGAAGCATACAATTGTATAGTGGCTTTTGGGAACAGCTGCATTTACTAT ATGTATGAAATTTTCCCACGGGCTGTGGAGTACCTCCTAGGACCTGCACAGAAAGCATCACTGTCCTGTGATTTTGTTCGTTCTTTCATAAGGCAGGAAATCAAAAGCCACAGGGAAAGAGGCAAAATAGATGAACCAGAAGATTTCATTGACTTTTACCTGGATCAGATACAGAAA ACTAAAAATATCCCCAATTCTACATTTGATGAAGACAACATGGTGCAGTCTGTTTTTGACCTTTTCCTGGGTGGCTCAGAGACCACTGCCACCACTCTGCGCTGGGCTCTGCTCTATATGGTGGCTTATCCTGATGTCCAAG aaaaagTCCAGAAAGAGCTAGATGCCGTTCTGAGTCCTTCCCATCTAATCTGCTATGAGGATCGGAAGAAACTGCCTTATACAAATGCTGTGATTCATGAGATCATGCGCTTTGGTAGCATTATTTTAATCACAATTCCCAGAGAAGCAGTGAAGGATACAACTGTTTTAGGGTATCAGCTTCCAAAG GGCACTATGATTATGGCAAACATAGACTCAGCTCTTTTTGACCCTGAATACTGGGAGACCCCTCACCAGTTCAACCCTGGTCATTTCTTGGACAAGGATGGAAATTTTGTGACCCGAGAGGCCTTCTTAGCCTTCTCAGCAG GCCATCGTATATGTCTGGGAGAGGTGCTGGCAAGGATGGAACTTTTCATCATCTTCTGCAGCCTGTTGCAGACATTCAAGTTCACTCCACCAGAAGGAGTTAAGGAAGTCAACACAGACATTGTCTTTGGGAGCACAATGAAACCCCATCCATACAAGCTCTGTGCAGTTCTTCGCTAG